A window of the Streptomyces sp. Ag109_O5-10 genome harbors these coding sequences:
- a CDS encoding GlxA family transcriptional regulator: protein MGSTTHRVAILVYDGVKLLDVVGPAEVFGEANRLGADYKIVLVSPTGADVTSSIGIRISVDAAATETAPDTFLVAGADIYPRTPVPRDLIEATRTLAGRAGRVASICTGAFILGAAGLLDGKRATTHWKVAQELAARCRASSVEPDAIYVRDGTTYTSAGVTAGIDLALALVEEDHGPDLTRDVARALVVYLQRSGGQSQFSAPLQGPPPRSPALRRITDVVTANPGGNHSLGELAKHLNVSPRHLSRLFHDELSTTPARYVEMIRFDMAKALLDQGHTATQTASLAGFPNYESMRRVFARELSLSPAAYQRRFSTARRADEGQ, encoded by the coding sequence GTGGGCTCCACCACGCATCGGGTCGCGATCCTCGTCTACGACGGGGTCAAACTCCTGGACGTCGTCGGCCCCGCGGAGGTGTTCGGGGAAGCGAACCGGCTCGGCGCCGACTACAAGATCGTTCTGGTGTCACCGACCGGTGCCGATGTCACCTCGTCCATCGGGATCCGGATCTCGGTCGACGCCGCCGCCACGGAGACCGCTCCCGACACGTTCCTGGTGGCCGGCGCCGACATCTACCCGCGCACACCTGTGCCCCGTGATCTGATCGAGGCCACGCGAACGCTGGCGGGCCGGGCCGGCCGGGTCGCGTCCATCTGCACCGGAGCCTTCATCCTCGGCGCCGCCGGCCTCCTGGATGGCAAGCGCGCGACCACGCACTGGAAGGTCGCGCAGGAACTCGCCGCCCGCTGCCGGGCCAGCAGCGTCGAACCCGACGCGATCTACGTCCGTGACGGCACCACCTACACCTCGGCGGGCGTGACCGCCGGCATCGACCTGGCACTGGCACTCGTCGAGGAGGATCACGGCCCTGATCTCACCCGTGACGTCGCCCGCGCGCTGGTGGTCTATTTGCAGCGTTCGGGCGGCCAGTCACAGTTCTCCGCACCACTGCAGGGACCGCCGCCCCGGTCACCGGCGCTCCGCAGAATCACCGACGTGGTCACGGCGAATCCCGGGGGAAACCACTCACTCGGCGAACTCGCCAAGCACCTCAATGTGAGCCCCCGGCACCTCAGTCGGCTCTTCCACGACGAGCTGTCCACGACGCCGGCCCGGTACGTGGAGATGATCCGGTTCGACATGGCGAAAGCTCTCCTCGACCAAGGGCATACCGCAACGCAGACAGCATCCCTCGCCGGATTCCCGAACTACGAGAGTATGCGGAGAGTTTTCGCGCGGGAATTGTCGCTCAGCCCCGCCGCCTATCAGCGACGTTTCAGCACAGCGCGCCGAGCCGACGAGGGGCAGTAG
- a CDS encoding transposase: MGGVISADAPQSIKTFSGLSEAQFPRVVALVRRRGGDVQRGRPWRLSLKDTVLLVATYWPTNLTLRQVAPLFGVSKSAAGRVLAHSAPLLAISPACRPRKDTVCVVDGTLVPTRDRSVAASGKNYRYSTNLQVVIDADSRLVVATGLPLPGSRNDCRAFTESGVDRACRGAPVIADRGYQGTGLLIPHHKRRGQIHLSPQQEAENAVRRRARARVEHALPSWGHFRLAAPRVTGVLARLPARGTRLPPIAQRRGSLVRCTTPAAPDPWARRKGSVTASSTAPRRLGALC, translated from the coding sequence ATGGGTGGGGTGATCTCAGCGGATGCTCCGCAGTCGATCAAGACTTTCTCCGGGCTGTCCGAGGCGCAGTTCCCCAGAGTGGTGGCGTTGGTACGGCGTCGGGGCGGTGATGTGCAACGCGGTCGTCCCTGGCGGCTGTCGCTGAAGGACACGGTGTTGCTGGTGGCGACGTACTGGCCCACAAACCTCACGTTGCGGCAGGTGGCGCCGTTGTTCGGCGTCTCGAAGTCCGCGGCCGGCCGCGTCCTCGCCCACTCGGCGCCGTTGCTGGCCATCTCACCCGCCTGCCGGCCGCGCAAGGACACGGTCTGCGTCGTCGACGGCACCCTGGTGCCCACCCGCGACCGCAGCGTGGCCGCCTCCGGCAAGAACTATCGGTACTCGACCAACCTGCAGGTCGTGATTGATGCCGACAGTCGCCTGGTGGTGGCGACCGGCCTGCCGTTGCCGGGCAGCCGCAACGACTGCCGGGCGTTCACGGAGTCCGGCGTCGACCGGGCCTGCCGCGGTGCGCCGGTCATCGCCGACCGCGGCTACCAGGGCACCGGACTGCTCATCCCGCACCATAAACGACGAGGTCAGATACACCTCAGCCCGCAACAGGAAGCGGAGAACGCCGTCCGCCGCAGGGCCCGAGCACGCGTGGAACATGCCCTGCCCTCATGGGGCCATTTCCGACTTGCCGCGCCGCGGGTAACAGGGGTCCTGGCGAGGTTGCCGGCACGAGGGACGCGGCTGCCCCCCATCGCCCAACGGCGCGGGAGCCTCGTGCGTTGCACAACGCCGGCGGCACCCGACCCGTGGGCACGCCGAAAAGGCTCAGTGACAGCTTCGTCTACTGCCCCTCGTCGGCTCGGCGCGCTGTGCTGA
- a CDS encoding HD domain-containing protein — translation MSDIIAGVEIPETAAVAEATRLMQEMTSPLIYHHSRRVFVFGALHAHRLGLEPDPELLYLSAMFHDTGLLTPFSDVEQRFEVDGADHARKFMLDHGFPAAAADVVWTAIALHTTPGIPGRMGPEIAITYSGVLTDVLGFGLDELDRSRVDEITAVHPRGDFKNEFLQAFVEGLKYRPETTNGTVNSDVLEHFVPGFQRTTTVERIMSAPWPS, via the coding sequence ATGAGCGACATCATCGCGGGGGTGGAGATTCCTGAAACGGCGGCGGTCGCCGAGGCCACCCGCCTCATGCAGGAGATGACCAGCCCCCTCATCTACCACCACTCCCGGCGCGTTTTCGTCTTCGGCGCCCTGCATGCTCACAGGCTCGGTTTGGAGCCCGACCCGGAGCTTCTCTACCTGTCCGCCATGTTCCACGACACCGGCCTGCTGACGCCGTTTTCCGACGTCGAGCAGCGCTTCGAGGTCGATGGAGCCGACCACGCACGCAAGTTCATGCTCGACCACGGCTTCCCGGCCGCGGCCGCCGACGTGGTGTGGACGGCGATCGCGCTGCACACGACCCCGGGAATTCCCGGCCGGATGGGCCCGGAGATCGCCATCACGTACTCCGGGGTTCTGACGGACGTGCTCGGCTTCGGTCTGGACGAGCTGGATCGCAGCCGGGTGGACGAGATCACCGCCGTCCATCCGCGGGGCGACTTCAAGAACGAGTTTCTGCAGGCCTTCGTCGAGGGACTGAAGTACCGCCCGGAGACCACGAACGGAACCGTGAATTCGGATGTGCTGGAGCATTTCGTTCCCGGCTTCCAGCGCACAACCACGGTCGAGCGCATCATGAGCGCTCCCTGGCCGAGCTGA
- the sigJ gene encoding RNA polymerase sigma factor SigJ, producing MGDAHGPGRSEQEDLLGAEWERHRPAVFGVAYRLLGTVADAEDVTQDVWLRAAGAELREIDDLRAWLVTVAARRSYDIVKSARFRRETYVGPWLPEPLLTGPDASQPVLVDESVSSAMLLIMEELSPPERVAFVLHDVFGLEFGRIAEVLNVSVPGARQLASRARRRVAKAKQSTPQASKAERERVLKVFRAAYEAGDLAGLVRLLHPDAVYVTDGGGKISAARKLIHGGERVAEVMVRTGRRWRPDRIGFAEVGGELALVFHREGRVYSVDTVQITDGLITAYRRVINPDKLVRV from the coding sequence ATGGGTGATGCGCACGGGCCCGGACGGTCTGAGCAGGAGGACCTGCTCGGAGCCGAATGGGAGAGGCACCGGCCCGCGGTCTTCGGGGTGGCCTACCGGCTGCTGGGGACTGTGGCCGATGCCGAGGATGTCACCCAGGACGTGTGGCTGCGGGCGGCCGGAGCGGAACTGCGGGAAATCGATGATCTGCGGGCCTGGCTGGTGACGGTGGCCGCCCGACGGTCGTACGACATCGTCAAGAGCGCCCGCTTCCGCCGGGAGACCTATGTCGGGCCGTGGCTGCCGGAGCCGCTGCTGACAGGACCGGACGCGTCGCAGCCGGTACTCGTCGACGAGTCCGTCAGCTCGGCGATGCTCCTGATCATGGAAGAGCTGAGCCCGCCGGAGCGGGTGGCCTTCGTCCTGCACGATGTCTTCGGCCTTGAGTTCGGCCGGATCGCCGAAGTGCTGAACGTCTCCGTGCCGGGCGCCCGGCAGCTCGCCTCGCGGGCACGACGGCGGGTGGCCAAGGCGAAGCAGTCCACGCCGCAGGCGTCGAAGGCAGAGCGCGAACGGGTCCTCAAGGTGTTTCGCGCCGCCTACGAGGCCGGGGACCTGGCCGGCTTGGTCAGGCTCCTGCACCCGGACGCGGTCTACGTCACCGACGGCGGCGGCAAGATCTCGGCGGCACGCAAGCTCATCCACGGCGGCGAGCGCGTCGCCGAGGTCATGGTGCGTACGGGGCGTCGGTGGCGACCGGACCGCATCGGCTTCGCGGAGGTCGGCGGCGAGCTGGCCCTCGTGTTCCACCGGGAAGGACGGGTCTACTCCGTCGACACGGTGCAGATCACAGATGGTCTGATCACCGCGTACCGCAGGGTCATAAACCCCGACAAACTGGTGCGCGTCTGA
- a CDS encoding NADP-dependent oxidoreductase, whose protein sequence is MQAITVRDRDAGLAGMSLTDIPYPHAAENDVIVRVHAAGFTPGELDWPATWTDRAGRDRTPSVPGHELSGVVVELGYGTTGLSVGQRVFGLADWTRDGTLAEYTAVEARNLAPLPADVDHTMAVALPISGLTAWQGLFDHGRLTTGQTVLIHGATGGVGSIAVQLAREAGARVIGTGRASGRDRALALGVDTFIDLQAEKLEDAGEADVVFDVIGGDILDRSAALVRAGGTLVSIVMPPKVQPKDGRAIFFVVEPDRARLADLATRLRDGRLKPVVGAVRPLAEAADAFAPGKRTPGKTIIRVTED, encoded by the coding sequence ATGCAAGCCATCACTGTGCGAGACCGTGACGCAGGTCTTGCCGGGATGTCCTTGACGGACATTCCCTACCCTCACGCGGCCGAGAACGACGTCATCGTGAGGGTGCACGCCGCCGGCTTCACCCCTGGCGAGCTGGACTGGCCCGCCACGTGGACCGATCGCGCCGGCCGCGACCGGACGCCGAGCGTGCCCGGGCACGAGCTGTCCGGTGTCGTCGTGGAACTGGGGTACGGCACCACCGGCCTGAGCGTCGGACAGCGGGTGTTCGGCCTGGCCGACTGGACCCGCGACGGCACCCTCGCCGAGTACACCGCGGTGGAGGCCCGCAACCTCGCCCCGCTGCCGGCGGACGTCGACCACACCATGGCCGTCGCACTGCCCATCTCGGGGCTGACCGCCTGGCAGGGCCTGTTCGACCACGGCCGCCTCACCACAGGCCAGACCGTCCTGATCCACGGCGCCACGGGCGGCGTCGGATCGATCGCGGTACAGCTCGCCCGCGAAGCCGGCGCCCGCGTCATCGGCACCGGCCGCGCCTCAGGCAGGGACAGGGCACTCGCACTCGGCGTCGACACCTTCATCGACCTTCAGGCCGAGAAGCTGGAGGACGCCGGCGAGGCCGACGTCGTGTTCGACGTGATCGGCGGCGACATCCTCGACCGCTCGGCCGCCCTCGTCCGGGCCGGTGGCACGCTCGTCTCCATCGTCATGCCGCCCAAGGTCCAGCCCAAGGACGGGCGTGCAATCTTCTTCGTCGTCGAACCCGACCGCGCCCGGCTCGCCGACCTGGCCACGCGACTGAGGGACGGCCGGCTCAAACCGGTCGTCGGTGCGGTGCGGCCCCTCGCCGAGGCAGCCGACGCGTTCGCCCCCGGCAAGCGCACCCCCGGCAAGACGATCATCCGCGTCACGGAAGACTGA
- a CDS encoding MFS transporter: protein MRPVRGPHDGRRLGRGTAFTVLACANVVMMATASAPSPIYPLYRERWGLSVTMLTVIFAVYVVGLLGALLTVGSLSDQLGRRPVLVAALLVAATSTAIFWTADGVVSLLIARVVQGIATGTATGALAAGLVDLSPEGRPQLGPTTTGVGTSIGMAAGAGLVGLLVQSTSRPDAYVFPVLTLTFVVLAAVVLTIPETLAPRATGLASLRPSVRVPREARPQFFASVPALVAGWSVTGLFLALTPSLVSSVLHVRSGAAGGLSIAALFLANSVGGVWSVRHTARLATLLGAVLLTLGASGLAVAIADASLVVYVGGSVVAGLGVGLTFNGNLRAISAVTTVRSRSEVFSAVYVISYAAVSLPALAAGLAAPAWGLETTGCLYVGFVGALSLGAALHAGRARAHSPTGDPVRAGRESGPGNEPSRC, encoded by the coding sequence ATGAGACCTGTGAGAGGCCCACACGACGGGCGTCGTCTCGGGCGCGGTACGGCCTTCACAGTGCTGGCCTGTGCCAATGTCGTGATGATGGCCACGGCAAGCGCACCGTCACCGATCTACCCTCTCTACCGGGAGCGGTGGGGCCTGTCGGTCACGATGCTGACAGTGATCTTCGCGGTGTATGTCGTGGGTCTGCTCGGCGCCCTGCTGACGGTCGGATCGCTGAGCGACCAGCTGGGTCGCCGTCCGGTGCTGGTGGCCGCCCTTCTGGTGGCGGCGACCAGCACGGCGATCTTCTGGACGGCCGACGGTGTCGTCTCTCTCCTGATCGCCCGGGTGGTGCAGGGCATCGCCACGGGGACGGCCACGGGGGCTCTTGCCGCCGGGCTCGTCGACCTCTCTCCCGAGGGACGTCCGCAGCTGGGGCCCACGACGACAGGGGTGGGCACGAGTATCGGCATGGCCGCCGGCGCCGGACTGGTGGGGCTGCTGGTTCAGTCGACCTCACGCCCCGATGCGTATGTCTTTCCCGTCCTGACGCTGACCTTCGTCGTTCTGGCCGCTGTCGTCCTCACGATCCCTGAGACACTCGCCCCGCGCGCGACGGGCCTGGCGTCGTTGCGACCGAGCGTCCGGGTTCCTCGGGAAGCCCGGCCGCAGTTCTTCGCCTCCGTTCCCGCCCTGGTCGCGGGGTGGTCCGTCACGGGTCTGTTCCTCGCGCTCACTCCTTCCCTGGTGAGCAGTGTCCTGCATGTGCGGTCCGGTGCTGCGGGCGGGCTCAGCATCGCGGCGCTTTTTCTGGCCAACAGCGTGGGCGGGGTGTGGTCAGTTCGGCATACGGCACGGCTCGCCACCTTGCTGGGCGCGGTTCTCCTGACCCTGGGCGCGTCCGGACTGGCGGTGGCCATCGCCGACGCGTCGCTGGTCGTATACGTGGGCGGATCGGTCGTAGCGGGGCTGGGCGTCGGCCTGACGTTCAACGGCAACCTCCGCGCCATCAGCGCGGTCACCACCGTGAGGTCGCGGTCGGAGGTCTTCTCGGCCGTGTACGTGATCAGCTATGCGGCGGTGAGTCTTCCGGCCCTCGCGGCCGGGCTCGCGGCACCCGCATGGGGGCTGGAGACCACGGGCTGTCTTTACGTCGGCTTCGTCGGGGCGCTGTCCTTGGGTGCGGCCCTCCACGCCGGACGAGCACGCGCTCACAGCCCCACCGGCGATCCGGTGCGCGCGGGCCGGGAAAGCGGACCTGGCAACGAACCGTCCCGCTGCTGA